One genomic segment of Alphaproteobacteria bacterium HT1-32 includes these proteins:
- a CDS encoding DUF350 domain-containing protein, translating into MEAVLQSFLTGFPILLLHFSVTVIMLGIGAWLYYKWTPYCEITLIREGNMAAAIAMAGAVIGLALPLAVCMAASVSVADIVVWGSLTIALQLIVYRFVDLLLKGLPARIEKGETAPALFLVGVKFGVAMINAAAVAG; encoded by the coding sequence ATGGAAGCCGTTCTGCAAAGCTTTCTCACCGGATTTCCCATCCTGTTGCTGCATTTCAGCGTCACCGTCATCATGCTCGGTATCGGCGCGTGGCTCTATTACAAATGGACGCCCTATTGTGAAATCACGCTGATTCGCGAAGGCAATATGGCGGCGGCGATCGCAATGGCCGGTGCTGTCATTGGTCTCGCGCTGCCGCTGGCAGTCTGCATGGCGGCCAGTGTGTCGGTGGCGGATATCGTCGTCTGGGGGTCGCTGACGATTGCACTGCAGCTGATCGTCTATCGGTTTGTCGACCTGCTTCTCAAGGGGCTGCCAGCACGAATAGAAAAAGGCGAGACCGCACCGGCCCTGTTTCTGGTCGGGGTAAAGTTCGGGGTCGCCATGATCAATGCGGCGGCGGTTGCCGGTTAG
- the galE gene encoding UDP-glucose 4-epimerase GalE: protein MERNILVTGGAGYIGSHIVHALCDSGVQVVVVDDLSRGDRALLPDDVTFVEADICDEAAVEAVFSTCRPTAVMHLAARSLVPESLQQPLEYYRVNVEGTRLLAAACKAHDVKSFIYSSTASVYGAPETQPVAETTRKEPENPYGASKLAGEWVLRDAYLAGGPACVTLRYFNAAGADPSGRCGQIGPASHLIKVAAQVVVGARDHLVIYGTDYPTPDKTCVRDYLHVSDIAAAHLDALAYLERGGAPDSLNLGYGRGFSVREILAVIDDLYPGALVVREGDRRPGDVPELIAACERAGKVIGWTPAHADLVEIIRTAVEWERGLQ from the coding sequence ATGGAACGCAATATTCTCGTTACGGGCGGTGCCGGTTATATCGGCAGTCACATCGTTCATGCTCTCTGCGACAGTGGTGTGCAGGTTGTGGTGGTCGACGATCTGTCGCGGGGTGACCGGGCCCTGCTGCCTGACGACGTGACGTTTGTTGAGGCAGATATCTGTGATGAGGCGGCTGTTGAAGCGGTATTTTCAACCTGTCGCCCGACCGCTGTGATGCATCTGGCAGCCCGGTCGCTGGTGCCGGAATCACTACAGCAGCCACTGGAATATTATCGCGTCAATGTCGAAGGTACGCGGCTTCTGGCTGCCGCCTGCAAGGCGCATGATGTTAAATCCTTTATTTATTCGTCTACGGCCTCGGTTTACGGCGCGCCTGAAACGCAGCCTGTCGCGGAAACGACCCGGAAGGAACCGGAAAACCCCTATGGTGCCTCCAAGCTGGCCGGTGAATGGGTTTTGCGGGATGCGTATCTTGCCGGTGGCCCGGCCTGTGTAACGCTGCGTTATTTCAATGCTGCAGGCGCCGACCCGTCAGGGCGCTGCGGACAGATCGGGCCTGCTTCGCATCTGATCAAGGTGGCGGCCCAGGTGGTTGTCGGGGCGCGTGATCATCTGGTCATCTACGGAACGGATTACCCGACTCCCGATAAAACCTGTGTGCGCGACTATCTGCATGTCTCAGACATCGCTGCGGCGCATCTTGATGCGCTGGCCTATCTTGAACGAGGTGGTGCGCCGGACAGTCTGAACCTCGGTTACGGGCGGGGATTTTCGGTCCGGGAAATTCTGGCGGTGATTGATGATCTCTATCCCGGCGCACTTGTGGTGCGGGAAGGTGACCGCCGGCCGGGTGATGTGCCGGAACTGATTGCCGCCTGTGAGCGGGCCGGAAAGGTCATCGGCTGGACACCGGCACATGCCGATCTGGTGGAAATTATCCGTACCGCAGTTGAGTGGGAAAGGGGGCTTCAGTGA
- a CDS encoding DUF924 family protein: MESGVVTRILDFWFGAPGSAEYGKPRRMWFKSGDTLDAEIRTRFEADWHRAMAGDYDDLTGDARGALAIIILLDQFPRNMFRATAQAFASDSRALQIAIQSVDAGFDQELAELERMFMYLPFEHAEDIAMQDRAVSLMSGLSDPQYLDYAHKHRDIILRFGRYPYRNDVLGRTNTAEEEAWMNDPAAESFGQKK, from the coding sequence GTGGAATCCGGGGTCGTCACCCGCATTCTGGACTTCTGGTTCGGTGCTCCCGGATCTGCCGAATATGGCAAGCCCCGGAGGATGTGGTTCAAATCCGGTGATACACTGGATGCCGAGATCAGAACCCGGTTCGAGGCTGACTGGCATCGTGCGATGGCAGGCGATTATGATGATCTGACCGGTGATGCCCGTGGCGCGCTGGCGATCATCATCCTGCTGGACCAGTTTCCCCGCAATATGTTCCGGGCTACGGCGCAGGCTTTTGCGTCTGATTCACGCGCCCTGCAAATTGCCATTCAGTCGGTTGATGCAGGTTTCGATCAGGAACTGGCGGAACTCGAACGCATGTTCATGTACCTGCCGTTTGAACATGCGGAAGATATCGCCATGCAGGACCGGGCTGTCAGCCTGATGAGTGGTCTGTCTGATCCGCAATATCTCGATTATGCCCACAAGCACCGGGATATCATCCTTCGCTTTGGTCGCTACCCTTACCGGAACGATGTGCTCGGGCGTACGAATACGGCGGAGGAAGAAGCCTGGATGAACGACCCGGCAGCAGAATCTTTCGGGCAGAAGAAGTAG
- a CDS encoding MFS transporter, whose amino-acid sequence MSTEKPASTRALIAWSFYDWANSAFPTTVISFVFAAYFAKAVAPTEELGQVWWSWGVGVSALVVAIIAPVLGAIADKDGRRKPWIAAFTLLCIAATAGLWFIRPEAELAIMALVLVGLANVGFEMSSVFYNAMLPSLAPADRLGRWSGWAWGIGYAGGLAMLAICLFGFVQAETPLFGVGKEDAANVRVTSVAVTVWFAVFSLPMFLMTPDSPGQGRPMTESVREGLAQLAATFSRVRDYRDIAVFLLARVLYIDGLTTLFVVGAIFAGTVFGLTFEEIILFGIAINVFSGVGAALFGWVDDLIGPKPTILISIAGLVLLVVGLLMVESKTLFWTFGLPLGLFVGPIQAASRTMMAQLAPPELRGEMFGLFAFSGKATAFVGPILLGSVTAITGSQRIGMGVIVAMLIGGGLLLAAVRMPARK is encoded by the coding sequence GTGAGTACAGAAAAACCGGCGTCGACCAGGGCCCTGATTGCCTGGTCATTCTATGACTGGGCGAACAGTGCCTTTCCGACGACAGTCATCAGCTTCGTCTTCGCGGCCTATTTCGCCAAGGCTGTCGCCCCGACCGAGGAACTCGGTCAGGTCTGGTGGAGCTGGGGGGTCGGTGTCTCGGCGCTGGTTGTTGCCATCATTGCACCTGTGCTGGGCGCGATCGCCGACAAGGATGGACGCCGCAAACCCTGGATCGCAGCCTTTACCCTGCTCTGTATCGCTGCGACGGCCGGGTTGTGGTTTATCCGCCCGGAAGCGGAACTGGCGATCATGGCGCTGGTGCTGGTTGGTCTCGCCAATGTCGGCTTCGAGATGTCGTCAGTATTCTACAACGCCATGCTGCCGTCGCTGGCCCCTGCCGACCGGCTGGGGCGGTGGTCGGGCTGGGCCTGGGGGATCGGTTATGCTGGCGGTCTTGCCATGCTGGCGATCTGCCTGTTCGGTTTCGTTCAGGCTGAAACACCCCTGTTTGGTGTCGGCAAGGAAGATGCGGCAAATGTTCGGGTAACCTCGGTGGCTGTGACGGTCTGGTTTGCCGTCTTCTCGCTGCCGATGTTCCTGATGACTCCGGACAGCCCTGGTCAGGGGCGCCCGATGACCGAGTCCGTGCGGGAAGGTCTGGCCCAGCTTGCGGCGACCTTCTCCCGTGTCCGCGATTATCGTGATATTGCCGTCTTCCTGCTGGCCCGGGTGCTCTATATCGACGGCCTGACAACCCTGTTTGTGGTCGGTGCGATTTTTGCGGGGACGGTTTTCGGACTGACCTTCGAAGAAATCATTCTGTTCGGTATCGCGATCAATGTCTTTTCGGGTGTCGGTGCGGCGCTGTTCGGCTGGGTGGATGATCTGATCGGCCCGAAACCGACCATTCTGATTTCGATTGCCGGGCTGGTTCTGCTGGTTGTGGGGCTGCTGATGGTCGAGTCAAAAACCCTGTTCTGGACCTTTGGACTGCCGCTCGGATTGTTTGTCGGCCCGATTCAGGCGGCAAGCCGGACCATGATGGCGCAGCTTGCGCCGCCGGAATTGCGCGGTGAGATGTTCGGGCTGTTCGCCTTTTCCGGCAAGGCGACGGCTTTTGTCGGGCCTATTCTGCTGGGCAGCGTGACGGCGATAACAGGCTCTCAGCGAATCGGCATGGGCGTCATCGTTGCGATGCTGATTGGTGGCGGCCTGTTGCTGGCGGCTGTGCGGATGCCGGCCCGGAAATAG
- a CDS encoding NAD-glutamate dehydrogenase produces the protein MAFGNEDRKSDRMDELLALIDKRSGGEKASQTKQFVRQYYEHVGWHDLAEMDLDEMYGSALSLWNFAQDHKPGDTLVRVYNPRFEEQGWKADHTIVEIVTDDMPFLVDSGTALLQSHDLNVHLIIHPIVRLRRAKDGSVTDVLDEDAEGADVTATSCMHFEINEQTDPAVLKRLHDDLSEVYADVRASVEDWPAMRKAAQDEIGGLRKAADSSADGEELQEAADFLQWLHDDHFIFLGYRDYSYPKKGSKGSVDPKSGLGVLRDAKRVLMRELRDVEDMPADVLRFVNSPELLMVTKAEGASYIHRAARLDIIGVKQFDKSGKAIGQRLFAGLFTSVAYNRSPSEIPMLRRRVSTILKKAGLRPSSHDGKALVNILETYPRDELFQAEIGALFETSMGILQLQERQRVALFLRQDNFERFISCLVYVPRDNYSTDLRKRINKILAKAFNGEVTVFYTQLGESMLARLHVIVKTEPGKIPAYDAHDIEDSIVEAARTWTDRLTEALVSDRGEELGLRTADRFGAAFPGGYTEKVHAQAAVFDIGKIEEALETGRIGMNLYRPIEAGPNEVRFKLYHPKGAVPLSVVMPMLENMGLNVIDEQPTSVRPAESDMVMIHDFGLATCDGAAIDLAAVRMNFHTAFEALWTDELENDGFNALVLSGLAPREITIIRAYAKFLRQAGITFSQSYIEETLAKHSAITRLLIELFMARFDPAADGKREAKSKALVKSVVAHLNDVVNADEDRMLGRFLNCITSTLRTNFFQKAEDGGPKPALSFKFDSKALLELPLPAPLREIFVYSPRLEAIHLRFGLVARGGLRWSDRREDFRTEVLGLVKAQQVKNAVIVPVGSKGGFVLKRAPKEGGREAFMEEGVACYKTFLRSMLDITDNLVGGEIVPPVDVVRWDDDDPYLVVAADKGTATFSDYANSVSAEYGFWLDDAFASGGSQGYDHKKMGITARGAWESVKRHFREMGTNCQVDPFTCVGVGDMAGDVFGNGMLNSPVTKLVGAFNHMHIFIDPDPDVKASYAERQRLFDLPRSSWTDYNSKLISKGGGIFERSAKSIKLSPEIRKLFDITETELAPSDLIRTMLKANVDLLWFGGIGTYIKSSDESHTDAGDRANDALRVNGEDLRASVIGEGANLGTTQLGRIEAAMTGVRLNTDSIDNSAGVDCSDHEVNIKILLGGVVNDGDMTMKQRNKQLVEMTDEVGELVLRDNYLQSQAISLVEHGGVAGLHPQRQLMRMLERQGRLNRSIEYLPDDEELQDRQNRRIGLTRPEISILMPYAKIWLYDELLASDLPDDPQLEEDLVRYFPTPLRDKFRDQIVEHRLRREIITTVVANSMINRVGGWFAAEIGERTGMGLVDIARAYTITRDVFALRSVWAEIESLDNKVAADVQIRMLEWINKLISGGVLWFLRNGPHPLDIAANIKTFQAGVKEIADNLDNLVVGDVKDILARRAEKMIADKVPAALARKVANMSIMVTACDICRIAATSGKKVSDVGALYFNVGDRFGLDWIRLASDGAEGDSHWERLAVSAIVEDFYSHQQAITAAILQASKGKTSDDAIENWIAGNQVAVDRTAQLLGEFQSMSGTVDLAMLAVANRQFRTMIET, from the coding sequence ATGGCTTTCGGCAATGAAGATCGCAAATCGGACCGCATGGATGAACTGCTGGCGCTGATCGATAAAAGATCCGGCGGAGAGAAAGCATCCCAGACCAAACAGTTTGTCCGGCAGTATTATGAACATGTCGGCTGGCACGATCTGGCCGAGATGGACCTGGATGAAATGTATGGTTCTGCGCTGTCTTTGTGGAATTTTGCACAGGATCACAAGCCGGGCGATACGCTTGTCCGCGTCTATAATCCCCGCTTTGAGGAACAGGGCTGGAAAGCCGACCATACGATTGTCGAGATCGTAACGGATGATATGCCGTTCCTCGTCGATTCCGGTACGGCGCTTCTGCAATCACATGATCTGAATGTGCATCTGATTATTCATCCGATTGTCCGCCTGCGCCGCGCCAAGGATGGGTCTGTTACCGATGTTCTGGATGAGGACGCGGAAGGTGCAGATGTTACCGCGACATCCTGCATGCATTTTGAGATCAATGAACAGACTGACCCGGCGGTTCTGAAGCGCCTGCATGATGACCTGTCCGAGGTTTATGCCGATGTCCGGGCCTCAGTCGAGGACTGGCCGGCAATGCGCAAGGCGGCGCAGGATGAGATCGGTGGTTTACGCAAGGCCGCAGACAGTTCTGCTGATGGGGAAGAGTTGCAGGAAGCGGCTGACTTTTTGCAATGGCTGCATGACGATCATTTCATTTTTCTCGGCTATCGCGATTACAGCTATCCGAAGAAGGGCAGCAAGGGTAGCGTCGACCCGAAGAGCGGCCTTGGTGTGTTGCGCGATGCAAAACGCGTCCTGATGCGCGAACTGCGCGATGTCGAGGATATGCCGGCAGATGTGTTGCGCTTCGTCAATTCACCGGAATTGCTGATGGTGACCAAGGCAGAAGGTGCTTCTTACATTCACCGCGCGGCCCGGCTTGATATCATCGGCGTCAAACAATTCGACAAGTCCGGCAAGGCAATCGGTCAGCGCCTGTTCGCGGGCCTGTTCACCTCCGTCGCCTATAACCGCAGCCCGTCGGAAATTCCGATGCTGCGGCGCCGGGTCAGTACCATTCTGAAGAAAGCCGGTCTGCGGCCGAGCAGCCATGATGGCAAGGCGCTGGTCAATATCCTTGAAACCTATCCCCGTGATGAACTGTTTCAGGCGGAAATCGGGGCATTATTTGAAACCTCGATGGGTATCCTGCAGCTTCAGGAACGCCAGCGGGTCGCCCTGTTCCTGCGTCAGGACAATTTCGAGCGGTTCATTTCCTGCCTCGTTTATGTGCCGCGTGACAATTATTCGACAGACCTCCGCAAACGGATCAACAAGATTCTCGCCAAGGCCTTCAATGGTGAAGTGACCGTCTTTTACACCCAGCTTGGCGAATCCATGCTGGCCCGGCTGCATGTCATCGTGAAGACCGAGCCGGGTAAAATCCCGGCCTATGATGCACATGATATCGAAGACAGCATTGTCGAGGCCGCCCGCACATGGACAGACCGGCTGACGGAAGCGCTGGTTTCAGACCGGGGCGAAGAACTGGGATTACGCACTGCTGATCGTTTTGGTGCGGCGTTCCCCGGTGGCTATACCGAGAAGGTTCACGCACAGGCCGCAGTCTTTGACATTGGCAAGATCGAGGAAGCGCTGGAGACAGGCCGGATCGGCATGAACCTGTATCGCCCCATCGAGGCAGGGCCGAACGAAGTTCGTTTCAAGCTGTATCATCCGAAAGGGGCGGTGCCGTTATCGGTTGTCATGCCGATGCTGGAAAATATGGGTCTGAACGTCATCGACGAACAACCCACATCGGTGCGCCCGGCAGAGAGCGACATGGTGATGATCCATGATTTTGGTCTCGCCACCTGTGATGGTGCGGCCATTGATCTGGCTGCCGTGCGGATGAATTTCCATACCGCCTTTGAGGCGCTCTGGACCGACGAGCTGGAGAATGACGGGTTCAACGCGCTGGTTCTGTCCGGTCTGGCGCCCCGCGAAATTACCATCATCCGGGCCTATGCGAAGTTTCTCCGTCAGGCCGGTATCACTTTCAGCCAGTCTTATATTGAAGAGACACTGGCCAAGCATTCAGCCATCACGCGGTTGCTGATCGAACTGTTCATGGCACGATTTGATCCGGCAGCCGACGGCAAGCGGGAAGCAAAGTCGAAGGCGCTGGTAAAGTCTGTCGTTGCGCATCTGAACGATGTGGTCAATGCGGATGAAGACCGCATGCTGGGCCGGTTCCTGAACTGCATTACCTCGACCCTGCGGACCAATTTCTTCCAGAAGGCGGAAGACGGTGGGCCGAAGCCGGCACTGAGCTTCAAATTTGATTCAAAGGCTCTGCTGGAATTGCCGCTGCCTGCCCCGCTGCGGGAGATTTTCGTCTACAGCCCGCGGCTTGAAGCAATCCATCTGCGGTTTGGTCTGGTCGCCCGCGGGGGGCTGCGCTGGTCCGACCGCCGGGAGGATTTCCGGACGGAAGTGCTGGGGCTGGTCAAGGCCCAGCAGGTCAAGAATGCGGTGATTGTGCCCGTCGGATCAAAGGGCGGATTTGTGCTGAAGCGGGCACCGAAAGAAGGTGGTCGCGAGGCCTTCATGGAAGAAGGCGTTGCCTGCTACAAGACGTTCCTGCGCTCAATGCTGGATATCACCGACAATCTGGTCGGTGGTGAAATTGTACCGCCGGTTGATGTGGTGCGCTGGGATGATGACGATCCCTATCTTGTTGTCGCGGCGGATAAGGGAACGGCAACCTTCTCGGATTATGCCAACTCTGTTTCTGCGGAATATGGTTTCTGGCTGGATGACGCCTTCGCTTCCGGCGGCAGTCAGGGCTACGATCACAAGAAAATGGGCATTACCGCCCGCGGCGCCTGGGAAAGCGTGAAACGGCACTTCCGTGAAATGGGCACAAACTGTCAGGTTGACCCCTTCACCTGTGTCGGCGTCGGGGATATGGCCGGTGATGTGTTCGGTAACGGGATGCTGAATTCCCCGGTGACGAAACTGGTTGGCGCCTTCAACCATATGCATATCTTCATTGATCCGGACCCGGATGTGAAAGCCAGCTACGCCGAGCGTCAGCGACTGTTCGACCTGCCCCGTTCAAGCTGGACGGATTACAACAGCAAGCTGATTTCCAAAGGCGGCGGAATTTTCGAGCGGTCGGCGAAGTCGATCAAGCTGTCCCCGGAAATCCGCAAGCTGTTTGATATCACGGAGACGGAACTGGCTCCGAGCGACCTGATCCGGACGATGCTGAAAGCGAACGTCGACCTGCTATGGTTCGGGGGTATTGGCACCTATATCAAATCCTCCGACGAGAGCCATACGGATGCCGGGGACCGGGCGAATGACGCGCTCCGCGTCAATGGTGAGGATTTGCGGGCGAGTGTTATCGGTGAGGGTGCGAATCTGGGAACGACCCAGCTTGGCCGTATCGAAGCCGCGATGACCGGAGTCCGGCTGAACACTGATTCCATTGATAACTCTGCCGGTGTTGATTGCTCGGATCATGAGGTCAACATCAAGATTCTGCTGGGCGGTGTGGTCAATGACGGCGACATGACCATGAAGCAGCGCAACAAGCAGCTGGTCGAAATGACCGATGAAGTCGGCGAACTGGTGTTGCGTGATAACTATCTGCAAAGTCAGGCGATCTCGCTGGTCGAACATGGCGGCGTTGCCGGACTGCATCCGCAACGGCAGCTGATGCGGATGCTGGAACGTCAGGGCCGGCTGAACCGCAGCATTGAATATCTGCCGGATGACGAGGAATTACAGGATCGGCAGAACCGAAGAATCGGTCTGACCCGACCGGAAATTTCCATTCTGATGCCTTATGCGAAAATCTGGCTGTATGACGAACTGCTGGCTTCTGACCTGCCCGATGATCCGCAGCTTGAAGAAGACCTGGTGCGTTACTTCCCGACGCCATTGCGTGACAAATTCCGCGACCAGATCGTGGAACACCGTCTGCGCCGGGAAATCATTACCACGGTTGTCGCCAATTCCATGATCAACCGGGTTGGCGGCTGGTTCGCGGCGGAAATCGGAGAGCGCACGGGCATGGGGCTGGTCGATATTGCCCGCGCCTACACCATTACCCGTGATGTGTTCGCCCTGCGCAGCGTCTGGGCCGAGATAGAGTCGCTGGATAACAAGGTCGCGGCGGATGTGCAGATCCGGATGCTGGAATGGATCAACAAGCTGATCTCCGGCGGCGTGTTGTGGTTCCTGCGTAATGGCCCGCATCCGCTGGATATTGCGGCCAACATCAAAACATTCCAGGCTGGTGTGAAAGAGATTGCGGACAATCTGGATAATCTGGTTGTCGGCGATGTGAAGGATATCCTTGCCCGCCGGGCAGAGAAAATGATCGCTGACAAGGTGCCGGCAGCACTGGCCCGCAAGGTCGCCAATATGTCGATCATGGTGACGGCCTGTGACATCTGTCGCATCGCAGCGACCTCCGGCAAGAAAGTCAGTGATGTCGGGGCGTTGTATTTCAATGTAGGTGATCGTTTCGGGCTGGACTGGATCCGTCTGGCATCGGACGGTGCTGAAGGTGACAGTCACTGGGAACGGCTTGCCGTCTCGGCCATTGTCGAGGATTTCTACAGCCATCAGCAGGCAATTACGGCGGCGATTCTGCAGGCATCGAAGGGCAAGACCTCCGACGACGCGATTGAAAACTGGATTGCCGGAAATCAGGTCGCGGTGGATCGCACGGCACAGTTGCTTGGTGAATTCCAGTCGATGTCCGGCACGGTTGATCTTGCCATGCTCGCCGTCGCTAACCGGCAGTTCAGGACGATGATCGAGACGTGA
- a CDS encoding heavy metal-binding domain-containing protein, translated as MIITTTDSVEGHVIIEYRGVVAGEAVMGTNLFSDFFASIRDVVGGRSGSYQKILKEAKEAALEDLMEEAKSAGADAVVGIDLDYEVVGGDKKTMLIVSANGTAVKLA; from the coding sequence ATGATTATAACAACGACCGATTCCGTTGAAGGCCATGTTATCATTGAATATCGGGGCGTCGTCGCCGGAGAAGCGGTGATGGGAACCAATCTGTTCAGTGACTTTTTTGCATCCATCCGGGATGTTGTCGGCGGCAGGTCCGGCTCCTACCAGAAGATCCTGAAAGAGGCCAAGGAAGCGGCACTGGAAGATCTCATGGAAGAAGCAAAATCAGCCGGTGCAGATGCCGTCGTCGGGATTGATCTGGATTATGAAGTCGTCGGTGGTGACAAGAAAACCATGCTGATTGTCAGCGCAAACGGCACCGCCGTAAAGCTGGCCTGA
- a CDS encoding DNA starvation/stationary phase protection protein, with translation MPEEMDIDIGISGDQRKAIADGLSRLLADTYTVYLKTHNFHWNVTGPMFNTLHLMFETQYTELALAVDEIAERIRALGFPAPGTYRQFAELTSIQEPTDIPSAEEMVRQLARDQERVAKTAREVFPLCEAASDEPSADLLTQRMNLHEKTAWMLRSMAS, from the coding sequence ATGCCCGAAGAAATGGATATTGATATCGGAATCAGCGGTGATCAGCGCAAGGCGATTGCAGACGGGCTGTCGCGGTTGCTCGCCGACACCTACACGGTTTACCTCAAGACCCATAACTTCCACTGGAACGTCACAGGCCCGATGTTCAACACATTGCACCTGATGTTCGAGACCCAGTATACCGAACTGGCGCTGGCCGTTGATGAAATTGCTGAACGTATCCGGGCATTGGGTTTTCCGGCTCCCGGCACCTATCGTCAGTTCGCTGAACTGACCAGCATTCAGGAACCGACAGATATCCCGTCGGCTGAGGAAATGGTCCGTCAGCTTGCCCGCGATCAGGAACGGGTTGCGAAGACCGCCCGTGAAGTGTTCCCGCTTTGCGAAGCAGCTTCGGACGAGCCGAGTGCTGATCTGCTGACCCAGCGGATGAACCTGCATGAAAAGACCGCCTGGATGCTGCGGTCGATGGCATCCTGA
- a CDS encoding heavy metal-binding domain-containing protein: MIITTTDNIEGRRITEYMGSVSGAAVVGASVFKDFLKNAVAIIHSQSGVFEADVDSLHKAAEKTIAEKATAMGADAVVGVDFDYQVLGDSRPMILLSVNGTAVKLD, translated from the coding sequence ATGATCATCACAACCACTGACAATATCGAAGGCCGCCGGATCACCGAATATATGGGGTCCGTTTCCGGTGCAGCCGTTGTCGGCGCCAGCGTCTTCAAGGATTTCCTGAAGAACGCGGTAGCCATTATCCATTCGCAAAGCGGCGTTTTTGAAGCCGACGTCGACAGCCTTCACAAGGCAGCAGAGAAAACCATTGCGGAAAAAGCGACCGCCATGGGGGCTGATGCCGTGGTCGGTGTCGATTTCGACTATCAGGTGCTTGGCGACAGCCGCCCGATGATTCTGCTCAGCGTCAATGGCACAGCGGTAAAGCTGGACTGA
- a CDS encoding isocitrate lyase/phosphoenolpyruvate mutase family protein, which yields MSQQSDKVRHFQALHERDEAFIIPNPWDRGSARLLADAGFEALATTSAGFAFGRGLAEGFGQTHREMVLDHCREIVEATPLPVSADLEGGFDDAPAYVAETIRMAAGTGLAGGSIEDATGNTDKPIYDFGFAVERIQAAVEAARSVKDGFVLTARAENYLHGRPDLADTIARLQAFQEAGADVLYAPGLTSLADIETVVKSIDRPFNALPNPKIDGVTHAALSAIGVKRISVGSLLARTAYGAMLAATREMQTSGRFDLAMNSIPFNSLNRVFAKPVR from the coding sequence ATGAGCCAGCAATCCGATAAAGTACGCCACTTTCAGGCGCTTCACGAACGCGATGAAGCCTTCATCATTCCCAACCCCTGGGATCGCGGTTCTGCCCGCCTGCTGGCTGATGCGGGATTTGAGGCACTGGCCACCACCAGCGCCGGCTTTGCCTTCGGGCGCGGACTGGCCGAGGGTTTTGGCCAGACCCACCGGGAGATGGTGCTCGACCACTGCCGGGAAATCGTCGAGGCAACCCCGCTGCCGGTCAGTGCGGATCTGGAAGGCGGATTCGATGACGCCCCGGCCTATGTCGCAGAGACCATCCGGATGGCTGCCGGGACCGGGCTGGCTGGCGGATCGATTGAAGATGCGACGGGCAACACGGATAAGCCGATCTATGATTTCGGTTTTGCCGTTGAACGGATACAGGCTGCGGTCGAGGCTGCCCGGTCGGTGAAGGATGGTTTCGTACTGACTGCACGCGCCGAGAATTATCTGCATGGCCGTCCCGATCTGGCTGACACCATCGCCCGCCTGCAGGCCTTTCAGGAAGCCGGTGCCGATGTGCTTTATGCACCGGGCCTGACCTCGCTGGCAGACATCGAAACCGTCGTAAAATCCATCGACCGCCCGTTCAACGCCCTGCCCAACCCGAAAATCGACGGAGTCACGCATGCTGCCCTCTCAGCAATCGGCGTGAAACGCATCTCTGTCGGCAGCCTGCTGGCGCGGACAGCCTACGGGGCAATGCTGGCCGCAACCCGCGAGATGCAGACCAGCGGCAGATTTGACCTCGCCATGAACAGTATTCCCTTCAACAGCCTGAACAGGGTATTCGCAAAACCGGTCCGGTAA
- a CDS encoding MmcB family DNA repair protein, protein MNIFPDKRLSGAALAITRGVCRHLVDRGYEPLTEFKLRGGRRVDVAALNDRGRFIVIEVKSSVPDFRADSKWPEYLPHCDAFYFAVNENFPLDLLPDDCGILVADAFDAALIREAPDAGMNATRRKHQTLQFARAAAARLRRTG, encoded by the coding sequence ATGAACATTTTTCCAGACAAGCGCCTCTCCGGGGCGGCTCTGGCAATCACCCGCGGTGTCTGCCGGCATCTGGTTGACCGCGGTTATGAACCGCTGACGGAATTCAAGCTTCGGGGTGGTCGACGGGTCGATGTTGCGGCCCTGAATGACCGGGGCCGGTTCATCGTCATTGAGGTCAAAAGCTCTGTCCCGGACTTTCGGGCCGACAGCAAATGGCCCGAATATCTGCCGCATTGTGACGCATTTTATTTCGCCGTGAACGAGAATTTTCCGCTCGACCTGTTGCCGGATGACTGCGGTATTCTGGTTGCAGATGCTTTCGATGCAGCCCTGATCCGCGAAGCCCCTGATGCCGGCATGAATGCCACCCGCCGCAAGCATCAGACCCTGCAATTCGCCCGCGCCGCCGCCGCACGTCTGCGCCGGACAGGCTGA